From one Nonomuraea polychroma genomic stretch:
- a CDS encoding response regulator transcription factor: MAAGEAVYGPHVARRLKAFFTAGAGMAAKPFPELSDGEREVLRLVAAGLGNQAIAQRLHLSEKTVRNRVSTIFTKLDVANRAEAIVKARQGGLN; this comes from the coding sequence GTGGCGGCAGGCGAGGCCGTCTACGGACCGCACGTCGCGCGACGGCTGAAGGCGTTCTTCACCGCCGGCGCGGGCATGGCGGCCAAGCCGTTCCCCGAGCTGTCCGACGGGGAGCGCGAGGTGCTGAGGCTTGTCGCGGCCGGGCTGGGCAACCAGGCCATCGCCCAGCGGCTGCATTTGTCGGAGAAGACCGTCCGCAATCGGGTCAGCACCATCTTCACCAAGCTCGACGTGGCCAACCGGGCCGAGGCGATCGTCAAGGCCCGCCAGGGCGGACTGAACTGA
- a CDS encoding ATP-binding cassette domain-containing protein codes for MQLVGDHATGHAEHVCQQFRRDHVLRLAVVPHPPSGAGKSTLAALLQRHYDPDEGTISIGGVDVGELILDALRGGIAVVAQDTYLFHGAVAENLRLARPDATDEDLVAAARLAAAHDFITELSDGYDTRLGERGATLSGGQRQRLAIARALLADAPVLVLDEATHRSAHRRRGGRDAAAGRHGDPGSGGRAGGHGAGGQLARSGGAGGAAAEGVRHVARGG; via the coding sequence GTGCAACTCGTCGGTGACCACGCGACCGGCCACGCCGAACACGTCTGCCAGCAATTCCGGCGTGATCACGTCCTTCGGCTTGCCGTCGTCCCACACCCACCGTCCGGCGCGGGCAAGAGCACGCTGGCGGCCCTCCTGCAGCGTCACTACGACCCGGACGAGGGGACGATCAGCATCGGTGGGGTCGACGTAGGCGAGCTCATCCTCGACGCGCTGCGCGGTGGCATCGCCGTCGTGGCGCAGGACACCTATCTCTTCCATGGCGCGGTGGCCGAGAACCTGCGCCTGGCCCGCCCGGACGCCACCGACGAGGACCTCGTCGCCGCCGCCCGGCTGGCCGCCGCCCACGACTTCATCACCGAGCTGTCCGACGGCTACGACACGCGGCTGGGCGAGCGCGGGGCGACGCTGTCGGGCGGGCAGCGGCAGCGCCTGGCCATCGCGCGGGCGCTGCTGGCCGACGCCCCCGTCCTGGTGCTCGACGAGGCCACTCACCGATCTGCTCATCGCCGTCGCGGCGGCCGGGACGCTGCTGCTGGTCGCCACGGTGATCCGGGCTCCGGCGGACGCGCCGGTGGCCATGGTGCTGGCGGCCAGCTCGCTCGGTCCGGCGGCGCAGGTGGCGCTGCTGCTGAAGGAGTACGGCACGTTGCGCGCGGCGGCTGA
- a CDS encoding ATP-binding cassette domain-containing protein produces the protein MIRAPADAPVAMVLAASSLGPAAQVALLLKEYGTLRAAADRVHTLVTAPANVPAPREVLEVADRPEVVFEDVRFRYTPDGPEVLRGVSFRVPYGKTVALVGASGAGKSTCVSLLLRYWDPDGGRILVGGVPLPRIADLHRHVTVVPQDVHLFAGTIEQNVRLGAPGADVASALRVAQLAIDPELVVGERGVTLSGGQRARVAVARALATGAPVLVLDEAVANLDTDNEARLVEALQEAAAGRATLVIAHRLSTIRRADHIVLLEEGRVAAEGSYAELSERLSHLFVGQP, from the coding sequence GTGATCCGGGCTCCGGCGGACGCGCCGGTGGCCATGGTGCTGGCGGCCAGCTCGCTCGGTCCGGCGGCGCAGGTGGCGCTGCTGCTGAAGGAGTACGGCACGTTGCGCGCGGCGGCTGATCGGGTGCACACGCTGGTCACCGCGCCGGCCAACGTGCCCGCGCCACGAGAGGTCCTGGAGGTGGCCGACCGGCCGGAGGTGGTCTTCGAGGACGTGCGCTTCCGGTACACGCCCGACGGGCCCGAAGTGCTGCGCGGGGTGTCCTTCCGCGTGCCGTACGGCAAGACCGTCGCCCTGGTCGGCGCCTCCGGTGCGGGCAAGTCCACGTGTGTGTCGCTGCTGCTGCGCTACTGGGACCCGGACGGCGGGCGCATCCTGGTGGGCGGTGTGCCGCTGCCCCGCATCGCGGACCTGCACCGGCACGTCACGGTGGTGCCGCAGGACGTGCACCTGTTCGCCGGCACGATCGAGCAGAACGTACGGTTAGGCGCCCCCGGCGCGGACGTGGCGAGCGCTCTGCGCGTCGCCCAGCTCGCCATCGACCCGGAGCTCGTGGTCGGCGAGCGGGGGGTGACGCTCTCCGGCGGCCAGCGGGCCAGGGTGGCCGTGGCCCGGGCGCTCGCCACAGGGGCGCCGGTGCTCGTGCTGGACGAGGCCGTGGCCAACCTCGACACCGACAACGAGGCCCGGCTCGTCGAGGCGCTCCAGGAAGCGGCCGCCGGCCGGGCCACGCTCGTCATCGCGCACCGCCTGTCCACCATCCGCCGAGCCGACCACATCGTGCTCCTGGAGGAAGGCCGCGTGGCCGCAGAGGGCTCCTACGCCGAGCTCAGCGAGCGGCTGTCCCACCTGTTCGTGGGACAGCCGTGA